The Culex pipiens pallens isolate TS chromosome 2, TS_CPP_V2, whole genome shotgun sequence DNA window CCAACTCTTGATACCTTATTGTGCTACTTATTTTAAGTCTTGTTTTAAGTATCATCAGCCTTTGGCAATTGCAACtttgttctaaattaaaatttattccgGTTGCAATGCAACATTGAAtgttaaatatttacaaaaaggtaattttcaataaaattcacgCACACTTACCTCGTTAAAAGTCCCTTCAcccaaaaaaatgttaacaaacTGGAATGCACTCATCAAAGGTCGTCACGAACCGGCGCCGTCCTGGGTCACAAGTCCAGCTGCAAATACTCGGCCACAAACACGCGGAACACCTTAATCAGGTTCTGGACGGTGTTCATGTCCACCGCGGAGCCGTCATCGCCCAGCTTGTGCCACACCTCGGGGAAGGGACTCGGAATGATGTGCAGAATTGGGACGTTCCGCTGGAGGAATGGGATGTGGTCGTCCTCGATGTACGCAGAGTACGAGTGCGGTTGGAAGTAGCGGACGGTTTGCTGGTTCGGGGCCACGCTGCTGTAGGTGTAGCGCTCGAGGTGGCCGGCCTGGTCGAGACGTTCCTCAGCGGAGAGCAGCTGGACGTACCAGTTTTCGGTGTTTTTGAAGTAGCTGAAAAAGTTTGGATCCGGAGCGCCGAGCAGATCCAGCAGGACCAGCATGTCCATCCGGGGCAGTTTGCCTTCGGACTCCCAGCGAGCGGCCAGGTGACGGGCTCCGTAGATGGAGTCCTTCGGTCCCCACTGCTGGAAGGCTTCCTCTCCGTCAAAGAAGACCAGCTGCAAGCTGAGACTTTTGTCGGATTTTTTCGTCTCCAGCTGCGACTTCATCGAACTGGCCAGATTCAGCATCATGGCGCACGGGACCGCAGAATCCGTTGCCCCGATAAACACCTGATTCTTGAAGTACTTGCTGTCGTAGTGGCACGCCAGCACAAGGAACCGTTCCGCACCTGGATTCAACGTCGCAATCACGTTGCCAAACTTGAGCCGGCCAAAAATGGGCGTTTCGTCCTCGAACTCGTCGACCTCCACGTTCCACCCGAGGCCGCGCATGTACTCTGCGATGTAATTGCGCACCTTCTCGTGGCTGGCCGTTCCGACGACCCGCTCCACCAGCAGATTCTTCAGCACATCCTTCAGGTCACTGTCCTTGGACAGATTGGCGAGCTTCTCGATTCCGGCCAGCGAAAGCTGCGACGGACGGTGATTCTCCTACAATCGAAAGTAAGATAATTATTACCATTTCAAGGATCAGCTGTGGCCACACTTACCCGTTTGGCCTTGAGGTCGCCATCGGCCTGGAACTGGATTTGGGCGGAGACGACCGCGAAGAAGAGGATCGCCGTCGCGTACAAACGAAGCATGTTCAACCGGCCACGTAGACACGCACACTGATTTTGGGGCGGATTTTCTGCACTTGGGCAAACAATGGGACGGATTGTTGACCGTTTTTGTGACCGAAAAACACGAACAAAAATAACGATTCTGTTTGCCTGCGTGGGTGGTGGAGACAGAACTAATTAGCATATGTTACGAAAGAGGAGgagaaaaaagagagaaaaacacTGACGTGACACCGAGGTGATTGAAAAGGTAAGGTAGGAACACTTTTTGGTAAATCTCCCGGGATTTGTTGAATATCTTAAACACCgagttaaacacattttttccaatATTGTTTATTATGCAATTAAATTAATGTTGTTATAAAAAGGATTAATCCATTTTCCATTTCcattgaaacaagaaaaaaaaaaacagtgaaaacaaaattatttatgatgtatttttaacaaatttggaTTTCAAGCAAGACATCCCTACGTAAATTTCAAGTGATGACAAAAGTGCCACTGACAGTTCgctttgttttgaagttttgctgAACTTTGCTCCAATTTTCCCCAAGTTTTTCCCGTCTTTCCAGCTGCTGGTTTTCCCTTCTGGATGATGGTTCGATAAAAATTTTCCCTCTCGCGATCGGCAAACAAATTCTAACAACATAAAAATTCAGTGAAAGTACGTTTAGTTCCGTGTCACGTGTAGATCGTAGTGTTGCACACCGCACCATGGCCTCCTCCGGAATCGTGGAATATCTGAAGAGCCCGGAGCTGGTCGTTCGAGTTCAGGAATTTTTCGGTATCGAGTATCTGCACAAGGATCAAACGGTACCGCCGGAAGATCAAACCAAT harbors:
- the LOC120428476 gene encoding glutaminyl-peptide cyclotransferase, with protein sequence MLRLYATAILFFAVVSAQIQFQADGDLKAKRENHRPSQLSLAGIEKLANLSKDSDLKDVLKNLLVERVVGTASHEKVRNYIAEYMRGLGWNVEVDEFEDETPIFGRLKFGNVIATLNPGAERFLVLACHYDSKYFKNQVFIGATDSAVPCAMMLNLASSMKSQLETKKSDKSLSLQLVFFDGEEAFQQWGPKDSIYGARHLAARWESEGKLPRMDMLVLLDLLGAPDPNFFSYFKNTENWYVQLLSAEERLDQAGHLERYTYSSVAPNQQTVRYFQPHSYSAYIEDDHIPFLQRNVPILHIIPSPFPEVWHKLGDDGSAVDMNTVQNLIKVFRVFVAEYLQLDL